In Phacochoerus africanus isolate WHEZ1 chromosome 1, ROS_Pafr_v1, whole genome shotgun sequence, the following are encoded in one genomic region:
- the HAND1 gene encoding heart- and neural crest derivatives-expressed protein 1 isoform X1: MNLVGSYAHHHHHHHHHHPHPAHPMLHEPFLFGPASRCHQERPYFQSWLLSPADSAPDFPAGGPPPTAAAAAASYGPDARPGQSPGRLEALGGRLGRRKGSGPKKERRRTESINSAFAELRECIPNVPADTKLSKIKTLRLATSYIAYLMDVLAKDAQAGDPEAFKAELKKADGGRESKRKRELQQHEGFPPALGPGEKRIKGRTGWPQQVWALELNQ, from the exons ATGAACCTCGTGGGCAGCTACgcacaccatcaccaccatcaccaccatcaccacccgcACCCCGCGCACCCCATGCTCCACGAGCCCTTCCTCTTTGGTCCTGCCTCGCGCTGTCACCAGGAGCGGCCCTACTTCCAGAGCTGGCTGCTGAGCCCCGCAGACTCTGCCCCGGACTTCCCCGCTGGAGGGCCACctcccacagccgcagcagccgCCGCCTCCTACGGTCCGGACGCGAGGCCCGGCCAGAGCCCCGGGCGGCTGGAGGCACTTGGCGGCCGCCTGGGCCGGCGGAAAGGCTCAGGACCCAAGAAGGAGCGGAGGCGCACAGAGAGCATTAACAGCGCGTTCGCCGAGCTGCGCGAGTGCATCCCCAATGTGCCGGCGGACACCAAGCTCTCCAAGATCAAGACTCTGCGCCTGGCCACCAGCTACATCGCCTACCTGATGGACGTGCTGGCCAAGGACGCACAGGCCGGCGACCCTGAGGCCTTCAAGGCCGAACTCAAGAAGGCGGACGGCGGCCGCGAGAGCAAGCGGAAAAGAGAGCTG CAGCAGCACGAAGGCTTTCCTCCTGCCCTGGGCCCGGGCGAGAAGAGGATTAAAGGGCGCACAGGCTGGCCGCAGCAAGTCTGGGCGCTGGAGTTAAACCAGTGA
- the HAND1 gene encoding heart- and neural crest derivatives-expressed protein 1 isoform X2 has product MNLVGSYAHHHHHHHHHHPHPAHPMLHEPFLFGPASRCHQERPYFQSWLLSPADSAPDFPAGGPPPTAAAAAASYGPDARPGQSPGRLEALGGRLGRRKGSGPKKERRRTESINSAFAELRECIPNVPADTKLSKIKTLRLATSYIAYLMDVLAKDAQAGDPEAFKAELKKADGGRESKRKRELQHEGFPPALGPGEKRIKGRTGWPQQVWALELNQ; this is encoded by the exons ATGAACCTCGTGGGCAGCTACgcacaccatcaccaccatcaccaccatcaccacccgcACCCCGCGCACCCCATGCTCCACGAGCCCTTCCTCTTTGGTCCTGCCTCGCGCTGTCACCAGGAGCGGCCCTACTTCCAGAGCTGGCTGCTGAGCCCCGCAGACTCTGCCCCGGACTTCCCCGCTGGAGGGCCACctcccacagccgcagcagccgCCGCCTCCTACGGTCCGGACGCGAGGCCCGGCCAGAGCCCCGGGCGGCTGGAGGCACTTGGCGGCCGCCTGGGCCGGCGGAAAGGCTCAGGACCCAAGAAGGAGCGGAGGCGCACAGAGAGCATTAACAGCGCGTTCGCCGAGCTGCGCGAGTGCATCCCCAATGTGCCGGCGGACACCAAGCTCTCCAAGATCAAGACTCTGCGCCTGGCCACCAGCTACATCGCCTACCTGATGGACGTGCTGGCCAAGGACGCACAGGCCGGCGACCCTGAGGCCTTCAAGGCCGAACTCAAGAAGGCGGACGGCGGCCGCGAGAGCAAGCGGAAAAGAGAGCTG CAGCACGAAGGCTTTCCTCCTGCCCTGGGCCCGGGCGAGAAGAGGATTAAAGGGCGCACAGGCTGGCCGCAGCAAGTCTGGGCGCTGGAGTTAAACCAGTGA